A genomic region of Gadus macrocephalus chromosome 5, ASM3116895v1 contains the following coding sequences:
- the zgc:112416 gene encoding uncharacterized protein C21orf58, which yields MTDPLVDQMTKLRLKLIEKKLNNERNRMDERTDSVQSSRTYDGEMYALHGAVRRKRDLLQRLREQHMLEELRRPRTWGGPQRRRSQPQHHHRHADHFPSSPPPYPAPFLYQPTPGPVVIPSLLPPIHVPAQPPHYIQHIPTVRIPQQQPTFIQQVPLQQQPMSQPAPPPPNHGRSIKEDMVEMMLMQNAQMHQIVMQNMMLKALPPLGFPGSERPGHATGHTGYPEQAGAFYHHHHYSQGPAALPPLPPIGYPAWPPMMSSQAQGGHPHAGPHLHVPSMHFYAKHE from the exons ATGACAGATCCCTTAGTGGATCAGATGACTAAACTCAGACTGAAACTTATAGAGAAG AAGTTGAACAACGAAAGAAACCGGATGGACGAAAGAACAGATTCTGTCCAATCCTCAA ggaCCTATGATGGAGAGATGTATGCACTGCACGGCGCAGTGAGGAGAAAACGAGATTTACTGCAAAGATTGAGA GAACAGCACATGCTGGAGGAACTCCGCAGACCTCGTACCTGGGGAGGACCGCAGAGACGACGCTCCCAgcctcaacaccaccaccgccacgctGATCACTTTCCTTCATCACCCCCTCCTTACCCAGCGCCATtcctctaccagcctaccccTGGGCCTGTGGTGATACCGTCTCTGCTCCCTCCGATACACGTTCCGGCACAGCCCCCACACTACATTCAACACATTCCAACTGTGAga ATTCCTCAGCAGCAGCCAACCTTCATCCAACAGGTGCCACTGCAGCAACAACCGATGAGCcagccggccccgccccctccgaaTCACGGCCGCAGCATCAAAGAGG ACATGGTGGAGATGATGCTCATGCAGAATGCCCAGATGCATCAGATTGTGATGCAGAACATGATGCTGAAAGCCCTGCCTCCCCTGGGCTTCCCTGGGTCTGAGAGGCCCGGTCACGCTACTGGACACACAGGGTACCCGGAGCAG GCAGGTGCGTTctaccatcaccatcactacAGCCAGGGCCCTGCTGCGTTGCCCCCGCTGCCCCCAATCGGATACCCTGCCTGGCCACCCATGATGTCATCCCAAGCCCAGGGGGGCCATCCGCACGCCGGGCCACACCTGCACGTACCCTCAATGCATTTCTATGCAAAACACGAATGA